The DNA window tttgtttttgtttacccTGACACCTGTTTGCACATGTGTGATGCACCATGCCCTGTGCCTGTAGGCCTGTACATGCAGTCCATGCGTGACAGGTACACCGACACAGGTGCTAAAGGTATCAGTAACTTGCACCCATGACAGCCACAAGGTCCTTGACATTGGCCACAgcactcctgctgctgctgctgctactgctgttgctgctgctttcaTTTACCTACTAAAgcattattttacattattgtgTTGCAGGAAATTTTTGTAGATGAGTTTTTACTTAAATGTTATACATTTGCAAATGTTTTATTGGTTTGATAGTTATTGACAAGTCTGTTTTGATAAGATTATCTTTATATTGTTTATCATGATAACCAGCAGTGTAGTGCTGTGTTACCACACCGACTGAATGAAGGAACTTTTCATACAACACACAGCTAGGCTGGTCACCTTCACCGCCACACTCTTCCCTGGCTGTAGTATTAGATGAAACACTGACTGCAAGATAATGGAGGACTGATGTGTAATCTGCTATAGCATTGAGCAAATCTTCAGGTTGTATCTGGTAGATTCTgttcttactattattgctggaaacattatttatctttatttaaggTACTCACAAGCCAAAACTTGACATttctgagtgaaagaaaagCTATGCTATAAAATCAGTTCACAATGTAATCTAACCCAAATTTTAACCCTGGAGACCCTGTGGAGCTTGTAGGCCTGCATGGCTTCCAGCCATGTCAGGCCCTTGGCAGGCCTGAACTGCCTCTCCTGCTTGGCTGTGAATATCAGCATGTTTAATGGTGTGATAGGAAGTGGAAACAGCCAGTGCAAGATAGGCTGGGAGGAGCCTTTTGGCCTAGACAGTTCAGGCTTGTTCTTCCAGCCTGTCAGGTCCAGGTTTTGCCACTGGTCACATTTGTCACTGTTCCATAATGGATAGTGTAGTTCTTCATTTAATTGTGACACCACTGTTATGATGAAGACATCATCCTCACTGAAAcctaatagaaataaagaatgttTCATCTGTCAGTGTGAAACAGTTATAATTCTGGACAGATATCCTATGACTACTTATGGTAGAAGTGTGTGAACTAAGGGTGTGCAGTTGGAGCATAGGTGTTGTGGAGTTTTGCCTGCAGTCAGTGCCATAGTTGGTTGGAGTTGGTAAAGATATCTCCTCTTGTGACTGCTCTTGAGAATCAGTCACAGCAGAATTGCTTGGCCAGTTTTAGTATTTGGTAGTAGATTGTCACAAATGTGTGGAGAGAAATTAACCTTGGTAAACACTCTATTGGGAGTTGATTTCAATGAGGTAGTTTtatgtgattttatttatatatacttattcattgatttattaatattttgatgCAGCTGGACTGAGTTGGAGTGGGAGTTCTAAAATTCCCAAGACATTCCCTTTAGGAATGTTTCGGCAAAGATTGGCCTTTTTCTCCAGGTTTTCATTGTGCATGTGTATCTTTGTGTGTTGTTTGACCTTCTGTTGTGTCTTTTAGTATGTCAGGTAAAATATAGCATCCTGGAATGATATCTTTTTATGGAATCAGTCAATGTCTTCTGATTGTTGAGTGGGGATGGGTGGTGCTCACACTGGTCTGGCTCAGTGGATCCTGTCGTCAGTGTGGCCGAGAAGGATGGATGGCTAGCGGATGAATGTGAGTGACTGCATGGATCTATGAGTGATTTGAGTTTGGGTGTGCTTCCAGTGCCTGGTTTGTGGTGATAGTTGGGGAAGAGGAGTCAGTATATTGGGGATTTAGTATTGGACTGATGTTCTTTGGTGGATGGATCTTCTGACCTGTAGTATAGACTCTGTAGGAGTGATAACACCTCCATTATATGAGAATACTAACATATCTTCTTTCCATGTAGTGATTTACACAGTAGAAAATCAGCAAGTGATATGCTAGTATTTGATCAGTGGCTTTTCACATTACTGAGGACATTCTAATGTGGAAGATGATTACGGTTGTTTTGACTTACCTTGCATCTGCATTGCGCATTGTAGCAGATGCTGCCATTCTACTTCTCAAGCGAAGGCTGAAGTGAGTGTACACAAGTGTCTTGAGTCCTAAACTTTATTGAAAACTTAAATGAATTTAAAATTTTGTATCATGGCCTTGTTTGGGCcattgttattgattttttttacctcatttcAACTATAGTTTGTTAGTTCATGACTTATATTTATGTTATGGGTAAGTTTATCTTTATATTATGGGTAAGTTTTGTGTACATAGTGTGTAAATAGTTAATATCATTCCATGGTTTACTCTTGATTCTGCATCTACAAAACTTTGaagtagaacaagaaataatattTATTGTATAGATACACTTCACGAAGACTAATGCAGTATTTTGAAAGTATATccattgtttcattattttttcctttcctctttatttgtaTGGGAAATGTAAAGTTCATCTGAATTACACCTCGAATGtagatatttgtgtgtttatgcCACGATGCTTTGCTTGTTGTTATTGAGATGAACCTTCAAATGTTGTGAACTTTTAGAGGTAATGACTCAGAAAGCAGTGTATTGAGATGCTGCTGTCAATAAACATCTGTCAATCTAAttatacaatatacatatataaagatATTATACTTTATAGTGTTGTTGTACCAGCAACACTATAAAGTATTATAAAGTACAACaacttctcttttgtttcttttgcgaGCAAGATCATCTACACATTTGCCTCCCATCAGATTGTATCGGCCAGTGCAGTGCTGCTGCCAGAATCGTGTCCGGGGCAAGGTGGTGATTGTCACAGGTGCCAGCAGTGGCATTGGCTTCGCCATAGCCCATGACTTGGCGAGTAAAGGTGGGTACCTTGTGACCTCCAGCTTGAGGTGTGATACACTTATATGCTAATGTATTTGTGTTGTAGTtgttaatttgataaaaatatgcTTCATTACCATTGCTATATATTTGTAAGAAAATGTGCACTCAATTCATGAAGTCTTGAGAATCACAGGTTCCAGTAATGAGTGGCAGAACAAAATAATGTTTGATTTTCCACTCTCACTGTCCTTAAATTTCAGAAATAAATACCTCTTGTTTATTCCATACCAGAGTAAACTTAAGAGATAATAGCAAGTGTATgttgagaattttttttttttcttttacgtagggaagaaggccagtcaagggcaaaaaaaagaaagttagtaaaaaggcccacttgagcgctggctctctaaagacttcaaaaagtgccaaaaccggcagccagaattaggagagcaaatgcctcgatacctccctcttaaaagaagacaagtagtaggaattcggaaatacagatgcagggagggagttccagagtttaccagtgaaagggatgaatgattgagcgtactggttaactcttgcattagagagttggattgATAGAAAAGAGTTAATAAACATTTGGATTGAAAAAGGTTTCTAAACAGTTTATCAACATTTGGATTGAAAAGTTTGTAAACAGTTGTATGATCAATTGTTAATCTTGAATAAGAGTTAAAAGgactgtctgtttctctctgcaGGGGCTCATGTGTATTTGGCGGGCCGCAACATAAAGACAGGACAGGACGCTGTTCTTAAACTGCACAAGAAGACTGGCAACCCAGCCATCCACTTCCTATATCTAGATCTCCAGGATTTCTGTTCAATTCATGCTTTTGTCAAGTCTTTTCTGAAGTGTGAGTTCCATATGAGTGTATTGAACCTAAGCTACTAAAAGAAAGTTGTGCTTCAAAATAAGGCTTATATCAAGTTATACAAATCCCTTATAGTAAATTAACAGACCTACAGAACCATTCTATGTTTTAGTTTCTCTTTTGGTGATGAGAGGTGGTGTCAAACTGAGCAAAATTTGACAGGCAATGAGAAAGCTGGTTGTCAAATGTAGCTTTTGAATGGTTAAGAGCTGCTAGAGGTGCTTGGTAAACAATACATACAAGATGGTGCCAGCAGACATACCCTGCAGAAATTCAGCATTAGATATTTGTTAATAGAACAGGCCAACCTATGGCTGAAGCTGAAGCCACACATCTTTGTTGTTGGTTGAGTGTGATATAAATTGAAGTATTACTCGTATTTAAAACTGCACATTCAACCACTTTTCTTTGGCCATGTAAATCTTGCATTTCTTGTGGCTTGCCAGTTTAAGGTTTAGGATGATGCCAATGGATCTGCTCTGAAGCAAAGGTCTGCTGCTCAAGCTTGTATTCACTGAGCTTTCCCTGTGTGATGCCATTTTCATGTGTTGTTTTTGGCTTTAATCATGACTCTAACCAGTGTTTcatgctttcttcctctctttctcaggtGAAAATCAACTTAATGCTCTAGTAAACAATGCAGCTGTCTTCCACCACCCCTCTGGTCTGACCACAGACCAAATTGAAATCACCTATCAGACCAACTATCTTGGTAGGTGGTTGACGGGTGTTCTCCATTAAGTGTAGCTGTATAATTTACTCCCTTTTGTAGTTACTCTAAGAAATGGATTCAAATTAAGCTTTAGTCATTGTAAGATTACAAATCAATATTTTGTAGTTTAGGGTATGGGTGTTTAGTGGAGGGATGTCACCCTGCTACAAGAACATAGGCTGTCAcaatgtctatctatctgtatatatagCTAGCCAGCAGTCCGGCTGGGGTGGCCCAAACAAGTCGCCACACACTCATGCACAAACGTCTTTCATACCCACAGCAGGAAGGGACAGTCTCGTGCACCACCATACTACACCCAGGAGTTTAGGCACAGAACAGCTGGCCACACATTCACAGCAAGGCCTGACAGCATAAATTTGTTTACTTCTATGCCTCTAAAATGAGACTGCTTCCTTCCCTGCACCTACTCCACTTTTGAGACCACAGTAAATATAAAGTACTTCACAATTTACTATTAATAAGTCAGAACTGTAAAATTTATTGATATTGAGATGATAATTTTTATTTCTCAGGTGTGTTCCTTCTCACCAATCTCCTCCAAAGTGTCCTAAAACAGTCTTCAAACCCTCGCATTGTATTCGTGACATCAGAAGCACACAAGCTGGTTAGCGTACAAGATTTGGTTGCCTTCAAGCCAAGGCAATTAAGCTCTCTAACAACTTTCTCAGATTATGTGAAGATTTATGGCTTGTCAAAACTTGCTTTGCATCTTTATTCTCAACATCTTGTTGAGTCACTTCCAGGTACTGGATGCttataatgaagaaatgatatATCAAAATTATACAAGACTAAATATAGCCTTGCTACAGTAATGTTCTCAAATAAAGCTGGCATTTGTAATCATCACCAGGTGTGTATGTTGGACTGGCTGATCCTGGCAATGTGTGGACGCCCATCTATCGCCGTTCTTGGCGGTCTTGGAGTTTGAAGCATATGCTGGTAAGACTGCAGTGCTACATCTTCATGAGGGATGCGCAGGAAGGAGCCCAATCCACCATACACTTCCTCAACACCCCAAATCCACGCAGTGGACAGTATATTAAGTAAGTATGTGGTGCTTTTCTGCCATTACCTTGAAAAACTTTTTTTAACGGAAgaggccaagagcaacaaaaaatataacaaaaaaaaaggcccacttgattggcagttccctaaaaggttaatagagttagccaaaagtcaggtACAAAtatcttcaaacctccctctgTGATGAATTAATATTGAATTTGTTCTTATCTAGTTGTAAATATTTTATATTATGACCATAGAATGATTTTTAGCTACCCTGactatttctattcatttatcactatagtctgtctactctaaaatagctcttggatttaaaacatattgtagcttattgataacataATTGATTTTATGTGAGTAATACTTATTTTCTGTAAATCATTGCTCTTATTACAAGAATAATTCactgttttcctcaagatctgactaCCActcattccctgggacaccattcaaactgagACCCAGAAGctactttagagtagacagactataataTTGTTGTCATCATTTTCAGTAACTCATTGTGCCATCCCTCTCTCATTGACCACCTCTTGCACCACACCATTCAGTGATGATTTTAGTATTAATGTTACTTTTGATTCATGATGCCCATATATCACTCAGTGTAATGAGGACAGTAGAGATATTATGTGCCTGACACATATATGTGTACTAACATATTTTCTAaatgaattaaggaagaaatgataaagtgCTAAAGAGAACTGTtgttatgaaataaaaaagctgATTGTGAAGAATAGAGTGAGTTATGCAATGTTGTTTGGACATGAACAATAAGATGGTACAATGGGAGAAGTGTGAAGCTTAAGGATTTAGATGGAATGAATGGAATGGCAAGAtgacaatgagagagaaactttaGATGCAAGAGGATTTTATTGTATGTGGAGTAAGGAAGGGTGTGCAGGATTGGGGTGATCGATGAACTGTTGTGAATGCTACATCATTATTGAGGTGTGATGCTGAAAGCCTGTACAGAAGGTGCTTATCATTGAATCACTTGATTGGGTTGAATATAGCAAAGAAAATGGGCATTTTTGTATAGAAATTCGTTTATTACTAACTTTGAAAATGGCAGAGATATTTACTGAATTTAAGTTCTTCCCAGGAGGAAACTACTACTTTTAGAATAAACAGAGTAACCTTTCAGTGGCAGCATGAAGCACTCATGGCTCTTAGAGGCCTTGTAGCAGAGGTGTGATGGCAATGAAAGGCCACTTTCACTTTAGTATGAGTacaaaatttttcttctttcctgcaGTAGTTTCATGGTTGGTGAAGAAAAGCAACCATATGATTCATCACTGGTGAAGAGGCTGGTAGCTGACTCAGTCTTCCTCACAGGCTTGCCTCGGAGCAGCCTGCCACAAGCTGCTGTAGTGACAGGTGTTGATGGAAGTTAAGTTTAAGTTTGATGGGTATTATGGTGCTGAAATAAATACTTAGGTAATTATCTACTAGAATATTTGTTACAATCTAGCATTATAGATTGTGATTATTTTTGTAACATTCTATAAAAAATGTGATATAATGAAGTATTTTTATTCATAATGGTATTTTGGGTATTACGTCTACTTTGTTCCTAATCTTGAGCAAATTTATATTGCTTTAGATGTGAAGCTTTTGTACTAGTTGGTAAGCACATAATGTATTTTCCTCTCTAATTgttagttgtgtgtgtattttgtgatGGTTGGCAAGGCACTGAATGTGCATCAGCTTTTAAGTAAATGATAGTGAGCCTGTTATTCTGCATTCCATAATTAATTCCACTGCTCCTGAAACTATTTTTACCATGTGTAAAAAGGATGGATATTAATTCaagtttgtattatttttatgtgccaaaatgagaacaataaagTACAAGTAACTTGTAGGCATGAGAACATTTAATGTTACTGgctttagggaggtggaggttgttGGGCAGCATTCCCACACTGGCCAGCCATGCCCTCGTGAACAGGCGAGGGTAGGCATCAGCCTGCAGGAagtttgttgttcttgtgaAATACAGCTGCTGGATTCCAAGTACCTGAGCAGCAAGGCCTTTCAGTCCCATGTGCTGGGTGATGCCATGAGTGCCCTGGACCATGCTTTGGAGACTGCCTTCTTCTTGATGACAAATGATGAAATTGCAAGAGtagttgtgtgtctgtctggcaaGCTGGTGAATGTGTCGCAGGATGTCAGTGTTACGTGCATTGCCCACCTCAGAATTGAGGAGAATAGCAGGCCTGTTTATGAACTTACTCCAGCTGACAAGTTAGGTATagcaatgaaatataaaaacatggGTGTTTCCCTCTATAAGGAAGGGTTGTTGCACAAGCAGACTTtagctttttttgtgtttagtgATGCTGTGAAGTGGCTGTGCATGATACCACCTGATGAGGACAAGGACTTTCTCCAAGAAGTGATGACAGTAAAGATGCAGTGTTATAACAATATTGCGCTGTTTCACTTGCAGCACCATAATTACAACCTTTGTGTTGTGGCAACCACAGTTGTGCTGAATGTTGATGAAAGGAACGTGAAAGCTTTGTATCGCAGAGCTGTGGCCAGCACTGAGATGCAAAATTATGAACCGGCAGTGGAGGATCTGAAGGCTGCTCTGCTTTTGGATCCCAACAGCAAGCTTCTGAAGAGACAACAGGAAGTGATCAAAAGGAAGCAGAAAGACCTTACAGATAAATATGCTGTGGCAATGAAAAAGATGTTTTCCTGATCACTTTTTATTATAGTAACTTTTTGATGCAGTGTTCATTACTGGAGAATCTGCCGGCACTCCTCAGAGTATTAGTTACAAGAAAATtgttattgcaaaaaaaaaaaaaaatgtatttagaTTTTGTATTGAATATACATATAGAGCAGAATTATTTAAGACAATGGAATGACAAACTCTCCTTGAATTTTATTATCCTTCACTAGAAGGCATTTGTAGATTTTCTGCTCGATACCAGTATACTTATGATTAATGGCGGCCAATTATTGTGGTTGTCGCCTCAAGTGTTTTGTTTTGACTACGGTTCCCCGCGCTCTCCTCTGTCGGGTCTCGCCCACGCTGTAATTGCGCCGTAGTCAATCTCACGGTCCAGGTATATCTGGACCGTGGTCAGTCTGTCGGGACGCGCGCCGCCACGCTGCTGTTCGCTGCACACACGATATGAATAAAACAGTAAGTGCAGAAATAGATATTGTGATCACTGGAATTAAAAAAAGTGACAGTGTTGTCAGAATAAAAACAATGGTAGTGCGCTGGTGGTCTTATTTTGTGTAGAATTTATACTGTAAAAAGCAACATTTGCTTGCGTGCTAACTCAGCAAGGATAACAGACTGTTAAGTATGAATTAATGTTAACAATGGTAGTCATACTCTAATGATGGATGATAAATGTTCAAATAAGTAGAGCTTTGATGTCAGCTCCTAGACAGGCCCTAGACCTAGAGGAAGAAGTGGTGAAGGTACGGAACAGAGTGCACGAGGCGTGCATGTATACTCGTATAATGATTTAGCAACTTGCGGCGCCCGAACTGTTCTCACTCCACGCGTTGAGtggttgactgattgatttcCTTTTCGTGTTGAGGGTCCGCACTTCAGTCCTTGGCGGAACCAAATATGTTGCATGTCTGCTGTTCATTTCAAGAATCACATGCTGGCAGCCATTATCCTGTATCGAGAGTACAGCGGCAGTGTGGTATGTCGGTATCGCTGCATGTGATCACAGAACATGAAATCAACTGTAAAACGAGATCAGGAGTTTTTATCGTGTTCGGGCACACTTGGTAGATTACCTGTAGATTGAGACAATAAAGAAGACAAGGTTATGAAGTAATTAATGGCTCTCGTGCCAGGTGCCCTCACAAGAAATGGCTGTGCGTATCATAACGGATATAATTATGTACATAGCATTACTcttgtagacacacacacacacacacacacacacagttcggcCGGCTATCAAAACTATTTATAAACATACGTGTTGTACAAATACTATCCTGCAACGAATGTATGAAAATGATAATTAATGATAATACGTCACGAGTTTTTTGATAATCAATCCTTGGCTGTCTTTGTGATGATCAAACTTACCATTAAATCGTACAGTGCTCTTTGTACAATATTATGTGTTATATACAATTTCAATGTCTTCTTTATAATACCGCAGACACGTCCAGACACATCCACTCCCTTTCCTTTCGGATAAACTAGACGAAAAGAGCTGTATTTTTGTCGAGTGTTTCTGTGAAATTAAAGATGAGACATATTGCCAAAGTTAATCCTTCTATTTGGCTACAtctattatctttctctcttctacagGTGTCTCCGTTCTTCAAGATGCTGTGGGTCCAGCTGGCACGTGTCTTCAGAAGGAAGGCGGGGCAGGGCGCCTCGTGGAGGTGGTGGATGGTCCCAATCGTGACTGTGGTGTGCGGCTTTGTCCTCCTGCAGGTGTTCTCGTTGAGGATTCCTAGGTCAGGTGTGTTGGCATCAGAAATGTAACCCTCATATCTGGTTCCTTTcatgctttcattctttcacttttatctcATCACCTCTCACTCGGCGGCTCAGTGTTTACATTACTGGCGACATATTTGTGGTGTAGAGGGATTTGCAAGTTAGCGTTTACCTTGTTTATCTCATCCACTAAAGCTTGATTACTACACAACATTTGAATGATACGACGGAAATACTTAGATGCTGATAAATTGAGTTAAGATGGGTAATATGATTCCCTTCCCCCAtcctgttctcctcttcctcttcctcctcctcctcttcctcttccatatctACATCCATTGTGTCAGGATTTTGTAAGAAACAAAGGATGCCTCCCCTAACGAAGGAGGATGCACACCCCTGGAGGAACGCCGCCATGGAACTAAGGAAGGTCCTTCGGGAACTCCAGCTGGCGAAAGGTTGACCTCCTGATGGTGCTGTGGATACTGCACGTCTGCTTCACCTGCTCTCATCTGTTTACCTTCAGTTATTCGTTAATCgccatacttctctctctctctctctctctctctctctctctctctctctctctctctctctcgttcgttttATCGGTGTCGTGGCAAAAAATGCTTTATGACTCACTCAGTTTAGTTCTTGCTTGTGTATTGATTTGCTTTGTTTCTTCAGTCTTGTTCTGCTTGGAGTTTGCAAGCGGTGAATCTGTagatgcacttttttttcctcactgcaTTTCTTTGTAACAAGTTGCGTTGTCTTACTGTGCCGGAGCATGGGTGTGTCGAGTCATTGATACTGTGAaaggtatttatttatctttatcctaTACATATCCACATTTACACTTACATCATTGGTTCATACGTATTCATTATCTTGCATCTGGGTCTTACAGTTACTTATTATCTCACAGCTTATTTCCCAGGTATCTTGCACCTCTCCAccggtgtgtatttacctttgTCCGA is part of the Portunus trituberculatus isolate SZX2019 chromosome 19, ASM1759143v1, whole genome shotgun sequence genome and encodes:
- the LOC123506178 gene encoding retinol dehydrogenase 11-like, whose product is MWKMITVVLTYLASALRIVADAAILLLKRRLKLYRPVQCCCQNRVRGKVVIVTGASSGIGFAIAHDLASKGAHVYLAGRNIKTGQDAVLKLHKKTGNPAIHFLYLDLQDFCSIHAFVKSFLKCENQLNALVNNAAVFHHPSGLTTDQIEITYQTNYLGVFLLTNLLQSVLKQSSNPRIVFVTSEAHKLVSVQDLVAFKPRQLSSLTTFSDYVKIYGLSKLALHLYSQHLVESLPGVYVGLADPGNVWTPIYRRSWRSWSLKHMLVRLQCYIFMRDAQEGAQSTIHFLNTPNPRSGQYINSFMVGEEKQPYDSSLVKRLVADSVFLTGLPRSSLPQAAVVTGVDGS
- the LOC123506179 gene encoding peptidyl-prolyl cis-trans isomerase FKBP62-like, whose protein sequence is MRTFNVTGFREVEVVGQHSHTGQPCPREQARVGISLQEVCCSCEIQLLDSKYLSSKAFQSHVLGDAMSALDHALETAFFLMTNDEIARVVVCLSGKLVNVSQDVSVTCIAHLRIEENSRPVYELTPADKLGIAMKYKNMGVSLYKEGLLHKQTLAFFVFSDAVKWLCMIPPDEDKDFLQEVMTVKMQCYNNIALFHLQHHNYNLCVVATTVVLNVDERNVKALYRRAVASTEMQNYEPAVEDLKAALLLDPNSKLLKRQQEVIKRKQKDLTDKYAVAMKKMFS